Within the Mesotoga sp. UBA6090 genome, the region CAGTCGATGTATAATTGAAGGGATGATCATGAGCCTCATGTCTAGAATTAATGGCTTTCCGATTTCAAATATTGGGTTCTCATTCACTATATCCATTTGGTTTTGGACAGGAGAGACTATATTATTGTGATAGAGATAGTTGAAAGGGGGTAAACTGCCTTGAAGATAATTATCTTTGGTGGTACCGGAAGAGTGGGGAGGGTCATTCTCGATAGGGCCTTAGGCGAAAATCATATAGTCACAGTCTTCGTTGGAGACGTTTCGAAGTTGACGGTAAGAAAAGAGAATCTTAGGATCTTCCAGGGGGACGTCTTCAACAGTCAGAGCGTAAGAGACGCAATAAGAGGTCAGGATGCCATAATCAGTGCCCTCGGTCCAGACAATTCGGGCAGTGTCAACGATACCCTGGCAGTCGCTATGAGAAATATTGTCAATGGCGCAAGAGATACCGAGGTAAACAAGATAGTCACGATTGCGAATTCCGGGATTCTTCAGCTTTCCCCTAGAGAGCTAAGGCTCGATTCTCCCAACTATCCTCAGTACCTGAAGAAATCCTCAAGAGAATTTCTGGACGCATTCGAAATCCTCAAGACTTCTGAACTGGATTGGGTTGTCGTATGCCCGCCATTCATGACGTTTTCAGAGGGCAACCAGAGTTACAGGGTTTCTGCCGACTTCCTTCCCGAAAATGGAGTGAAGATTTCGATTCAGGATGTTGCTGAATTCGCCTTCAAACAGTTGTTCACCTCTGAGTACTCTCAAAAGAGAGTTGGTATAGCCTATTAGAATGGAGTTATCTTGAAAAGAGAAAGCCCCAGTTCGGAAATACGTATTAACAGGCTGGAGTCACTTACCGATGGTGTTTTTGCCATCGCCATGACTATTCTCGTCCTATCACTCGAAGTACCAAACAGAAGTCAGGTCACGAGCCAAAGCGAACTTGTTCAGAACGTCATGAGCAAGGGTTATCAGTTCTTGAGCTACTTCATACCCTTCTTCGTTATTGGATCGATCTGGATCTCGACTATAAGGAGAACACACATTCTCAATAAGACCGATTACAAATACCTTTGGCTCAACATGCTCAATCTCTTCTTCGTCACTACGATTCCTTTCACCACATCCCTTTTGGGAGATTACGGTGAGTATGAATTTGCAGAGTTGCTCTTCCACTTCAATATCCTGGTACTTGAGATCATCGCTCTAGTTCAGTGGCAGTATCTGATGAAGAACAGAGATCTGATCCGCGAAGATGCAATACGATGATGCGAA harbors:
- a CDS encoding NAD(P)-dependent oxidoreductase; this encodes MKIIIFGGTGRVGRVILDRALGENHIVTVFVGDVSKLTVRKENLRIFQGDVFNSQSVRDAIRGQDAIISALGPDNSGSVNDTLAVAMRNIVNGARDTEVNKIVTIANSGILQLSPRELRLDSPNYPQYLKKSSREFLDAFEILKTSELDWVVVCPPFMTFSEGNQSYRVSADFLPENGVKISIQDVAEFAFKQLFTSEYSQKRVGIAY
- a CDS encoding TMEM175 family protein, giving the protein MKRESPSSEIRINRLESLTDGVFAIAMTILVLSLEVPNRSQVTSQSELVQNVMSKGYQFLSYFIPFFVIGSIWISTIRRTHILNKTDYKYLWLNMLNLFFVTTIPFTTSLLGDYGEYEFAELLFHFNILVLEIIALVQWQYLMKNRDLIREDAIR